The Thermosynechococcus sp. HN-54 DNA segment AAGTTGCGTGCGCTCGCGATCCGCGGTAATTTCCCAACCGTTGAGAATCATATCAAAGCGGTTGGCGGCAAGGGCAGCCGACAGTTGATCATAGGCAGTGGCCACAAAAACCGCATTCACCCCCATTAAGTGGGCGATCGCGTCGGCAATTTCCACCTCAAAGCCAATCAACTTACTGGGATCAACTGGGTCGTAAAAAACGTAGGGAGCACCACTAATGGCCTCAGCCCCCCAAGCCAATGTACCGGGATTGAGGAGACCATTGCTGGAGACGGTGCCCGTAGTTGAGGTTCCAGAGGTTGAATCTACGTTGCCAGCACAGGCCGTAAGTAGGGTTTTACTAGTGGTGGCGATCGCGATCGCCACCATCCCCTGTGCCATACGGCGCAAAAATGTACGACGGTGCAGTCCCATAGCGCTCTCCTCACATCAGGTTGATCATGAATTTAGAGTTATCAATTGATCAACTCTGACTCAGTTTAGTTTCTATCGCTACCGCTGCCAAGACTACGACGTTTTGTCACTGTTTGGAAGGCGTAAATAATATCTCCTTCTTGCCATTGTTGGAAATCATCCAAGCGCACACCACATTCGTAGCCCGCCGCAACTTCGCGGACGTCGTCCTTCATCCGTTTAAGCGAACTCAAGATGCCCGTGTGAATGACATTTTGCTGGCGCAGCACCCGCACTTTGCAGTTGCGCACGAGCTTGCCATTGAGGACATAACAACCGGCCACAGCCCCTTTGCTGAGGGGGAAGATAGCTCGCACTTCAGCTTGACCCAGTTCTTCCTCAACCAGTTCGGGTTCCAGCATCCCCTCCATTGCCCCTTGAATATCATCGAGGAGCTTATAGATGATGTTGTATTCGCGAATATCAACGTTGTGCTGTTCTGCTGCCTGGCGTGCCCCTGAGGCAAGGGTAGTATTAAAGCCAATGATGACAGCACTACTAGCGGCGGCAAGGTCAACATCAGTTTCAGTAATTTCGCCGGGGGCAGCCAACAAGACTCGCAACTGTACTTGATCTTGAGGCAGTTGGTTGAGGGCCGCCAAAATCGCCTCGACGGAACCTTGAACGTCGGCTTTGAGAATGAGATTGAGTTCTTTGAGTTCCCCTTCGCGGGCTTGACTGGACAACGAGGTAAGGGAGACCCGTCGGGCGGCTGCGGCTTGGGCAAGGCGGGATTGGCGTTGGGCGGCAGCTCGCTCCTCCGCAAGGGCACGGGCGGCTTTTTCATCGCTGAGGACTTCAAATTCATCCCCGGCAGCAGGGACATCCGCCAGACCCAAGACTTCGACTGCAAAGGAGGGGGTTGCTGCCTCGACACGCTGCCCGCGATCGTCAATCATGGCGCGAACTCGACCAAAACAGGCACCTGCCACCAGAATATCACCGACCCGCAGGGTACCGTTTTGTACCAGCAATGTGGCCACAGGTCCGCGTGCCCGATCCAAGTGGGCTTCAATGACGGTGCCTTTGGCGGGGCGATCGGGATTGGCGTAGAGATCCTCCACTTCAGCCACAAGCAGGATCATTTCTAGGAGCGTATCGAGATTTTGCTGTTGCAGGGCACTGACGGGCACCATAATCGTGTCGCCGCCCCACTCTTCGGGCACCAGACCGTATTCAGTGAGTTCCTGCTTGACCCGCTCCGGTTGGGCAGACTCTTTGTCAATTTTGTTGATGGCGACAATGATCGGAACTTTGGCTGCTTTGGCGTGACTAATGGCTTCAATGGTTTGGGGTTGTACCCCATCATCGGCAGCAACAACAAGAACGGCAATATCGGTGACCCGTGCCCCCCGTGCCCGCATAGCGGTAAAGGCTTCGTGACCGGGGGTATCGAGAAAGACCACCTGATGTTTCTCGCCGTTGTGTTCGACATCCACGTGGTAGGCGCCAATGTGTTGGGTGATACCGCCTGCTTCCCCTTGGGCAACCTTGGCATTGCGGATGGCATCGAGAAGGCTGGTTTTGCCATGATCCACGTGACCCATAATCGTAACCACGGGCGGACGCCGTTGCAGGTGATCGAGGTCGCTCGACTCCAGCATTTCGGTGACTTTTGTGGCCTCGGCTTTGTGCTGTGCCGTTTCCACCGTGATCCCTAATTCTTTGGCCACGAGTTCAATCGTTTCCACCTCAAGGGTTTGGTTGATGGTGGCAGCAATCCCCTTAAAGAAGAGAATTTTAATGATTTCCGCTTCGGGTCGACGCACTAAACTGGCCAACTCCTGCACTGACATCGGGCCTTCAATCGTAATGTGATCGGGCGGTGGTGCTTCGGCTGGCTCTTCGTGACGGCGATCGCGGTGGCGGGGTTGTTTTTTCTCGCTGCTTTTTTCGGTTTTCGCCGCTGGCGTGACGGGGCGGGCGGGACGAGGCGCCTTGGGCTTGGGTGGCCGTTGCAGTGATTGACTGACATCGACCGTTACTTGGTGTACCCCGACCAAACGGCTGGTGAGTTCGAGTTCTTCTTCTTCATCAATAACTTCTTCCCGCAACTTGACGACGCGGGAGGATTTCCGTTTGTTTTCCTCATCATCAAAGTCTTTGTGACGGTGGCGGTCTTTGATAACTTTGCTAACGGACTTGTCATCGAGTACCTCAACGGTCTCTATGACGGGCTTCGGTGGATTCGGTGGCCGCAGGACTGGGGGAATGGGTTTTGCTGGTGGCGGTTGTAGCTCCGGCATGGAGGGCTTGGGCGCTATTTCCGAAGGCTTGACGGGTGCAAGGGGAACTGCCCGCTGGACAATTTCAATGCGATCTTGACTGCTGGGTTTGGCGGGAGCGATCGCCACCTTTTCTTTTTTAGGGGGTTCCTTTAGCTCCTTGCGGGGCGGGGGAGCCGCAGCGACTTTTTCCACTTTCTTCGTGGGGCGGGCGGGCGGAGGGACTAAAGCAGGGGCTGGGCGCGGTGGTGTCGGTTCGGGTTTTGTGGGGGGTGTAGGGGGCTTGGGCGCCACAGGTTCCACTGGCTTCGTGGCAACAGGTTCAGGGGGAGTGGGTCGCGCAGGGGGTTGCGGCGGTTGGGGGCGAGCGGGAGGTTGTTGTAATTGAGGCTTGGGCGCTTCTGGCATCTCAGAGCGGGGTTGAGTGTGCACAGCAACAATCTGCTGTGTTTTTGGAGGGGCTGAGGCTTTCTTCACTGGAGGCGGTGTTTTTGAAACTTTACGGGGAGGGGCACTATGGGGTTGATAGGTTTTGGCAGCGTCGCGAATGCGATCGGCATCGGCATCGGAAATTGTGCTGCTGTGACTCTTATAGGCAATTCCCAACTGTTCACAGATCGCCAATAAATCTCGATTATCTAGGTTGAGTTCTTTTGATAGGTCATAAATGCGAACTTTACCAATGCTCATGCTGTCTCTCAAAGGCTCTGAAATCTCTACGAAAGGGCAAACGGTAGGGCGATCGCGATCGCTCAGGTAAAGGCTACCGTCAAGGTGGAATTAACGGGTTTTAAGGGATGGGTTGGGGCAACTCACTCAACAACAATCTCAAGAGTCGGGGCTAAAAAAATAGAAGTATCCCTATTATTAACGATTTTGGTAGGGATTGATCAGGGCAACAGCCCCAAGGGGGGATCAATTTCAATTCTTCGGGCTGCTAGATCAACCACCGGCACGATGGCTGGCACAAAGGGAATATACACCGATCGGGGGGCTTCTTGCGCTGGGTCGAGTAACTGCACTTCTAGTAAGTCATTGCCCGCATTGACCAAGCCCACCACTTCGCCAACCCTCTGACCTTGGTGATACACGGCGAGTCCAATCAAGTCCATGAGGTGGTATTCATTAGCCGCAAGGGGTGGGCGATCGCTGGCGGGGACTAAAATTTCTGCCCCCTTGAGCGCCTCCGCTGCGCTGCGATCGCTGACTTCCGCAAAGGTAACCACAAACTGTTCGGCACGGGGTAAAAATCGCCCGCGCAAGAGCGTAACAGCATAGGGTTGGGGCTGCCGGGGCGATCGCAACCAACGAGAACCCGCCACTGTAAAGCGTTCGGGAAAATCACTCAAGGGCTTGACCTTGACCTCCCCCCGCAGGCCGTGGGCGCCGACAATTTGGCCAATACAGAGCCAGTCACTCGCCTCAGGGCAGGGGGTCACCATAGGCCGTCCAAGCTAACTTCAGTAAACCGTTCATAATGGCTGTGGCAACGCTCACACCCCCCTTGCAACCCTTAATGGAGATGTGGGGCACCCAAGACTTTTGCAGCCGATCCAAAATGGGGGGGAGAAAATTGGGGGCAGCGTCAATAATTAAGGCAGGACGAATTTCCTGAGCTTCCACTAGGGTCAGTAGGGGTTCTAGGGCTGAATGATCACTACTGAGGACAAAAATGGCTGTGGGATGGCGCCGTGCCAAGGTTTCAATGCCAAAGGCAATGCGAGACTTCTCCTGCTGCGGACGGGTAAAGGTTTCAGCACCGCAGTAGATGGGGTTGCCAAAGGTGTTTTGGGTGTAGGAGAGCACCCCCACCTGCACCATCGTGACATCGACCACAATCGGGGTATGAGCGGCAAGGGCAGCTACACCGGATTGCAGAGCCTGCTCTGAATAGACAATCAAATTCAGATATTCTAAATCCCCCGTCGCATAAATCACACGGCGCGTAATATCGTACTGTGCTGGACTCAGGTTGTGCCCGGCCAGCAACTGGTCAATCAGCCGTAATTGCGCAACATCAGATTGGTGCCATTCCATCAACGGTGCCGCAAGGGAGTTAGGGAATAATCAATATAGCAACAAAGTTTCCGCCCCACTAGGCGAAAGTGACACCCTCTAGTGTACGGGGCGATCGCCCGATTTCATGCATACTGTGGCGATCCACGATTTCAGCGAGACTGGTATGCTGGAAACAGCGTCCTTGAACTTGTGCCACTGTGT contains these protein-coding regions:
- the infB gene encoding translation initiation factor IF-2, whose protein sequence is MSIGKVRIYDLSKELNLDNRDLLAICEQLGIAYKSHSSTISDADADRIRDAAKTYQPHSAPPRKVSKTPPPVKKASAPPKTQQIVAVHTQPRSEMPEAPKPQLQQPPARPQPPQPPARPTPPEPVATKPVEPVAPKPPTPPTKPEPTPPRPAPALVPPPARPTKKVEKVAAAPPPRKELKEPPKKEKVAIAPAKPSSQDRIEIVQRAVPLAPVKPSEIAPKPSMPELQPPPAKPIPPVLRPPNPPKPVIETVEVLDDKSVSKVIKDRHRHKDFDDEENKRKSSRVVKLREEVIDEEEELELTSRLVGVHQVTVDVSQSLQRPPKPKAPRPARPVTPAAKTEKSSEKKQPRHRDRRHEEPAEAPPPDHITIEGPMSVQELASLVRRPEAEIIKILFFKGIAATINQTLEVETIELVAKELGITVETAQHKAEATKVTEMLESSDLDHLQRRPPVVTIMGHVDHGKTSLLDAIRNAKVAQGEAGGITQHIGAYHVDVEHNGEKHQVVFLDTPGHEAFTAMRARGARVTDIAVLVVAADDGVQPQTIEAISHAKAAKVPIIVAINKIDKESAQPERVKQELTEYGLVPEEWGGDTIMVPVSALQQQNLDTLLEMILLVAEVEDLYANPDRPAKGTVIEAHLDRARGPVATLLVQNGTLRVGDILVAGACFGRVRAMIDDRGQRVEAATPSFAVEVLGLADVPAAGDEFEVLSDEKAARALAEERAAAQRQSRLAQAAAARRVSLTSLSSQAREGELKELNLILKADVQGSVEAILAALNQLPQDQVQLRVLLAAPGEITETDVDLAAASSAVIIGFNTTLASGARQAAEQHNVDIREYNIIYKLLDDIQGAMEGMLEPELVEEELGQAEVRAIFPLSKGAVAGCYVLNGKLVRNCKVRVLRQQNVIHTGILSSLKRMKDDVREVAAGYECGVRLDDFQQWQEGDIIYAFQTVTKRRSLGSGSDRN
- the rimM gene encoding ribosome maturation factor RimM (Essential for efficient processing of 16S rRNA), which produces MVTPCPEASDWLCIGQIVGAHGLRGEVKVKPLSDFPERFTVAGSRWLRSPRQPQPYAVTLLRGRFLPRAEQFVVTFAEVSDRSAAEALKGAEILVPASDRPPLAANEYHLMDLIGLAVYHQGQRVGEVVGLVNAGNDLLEVQLLDPAQEAPRSVYIPFVPAIVPVVDLAARRIEIDPPLGLLP
- a CDS encoding precorrin-8X methylmutase gives rise to the protein MEWHQSDVAQLRLIDQLLAGHNLSPAQYDITRRVIYATGDLEYLNLIVYSEQALQSGVAALAAHTPIVVDVTMVQVGVLSYTQNTFGNPIYCGAETFTRPQQEKSRIAFGIETLARRHPTAIFVLSSDHSALEPLLTLVEAQEIRPALIIDAAPNFLPPILDRLQKSWVPHISIKGCKGGVSVATAIMNGLLKLAWTAYGDPLP